One Thermomonas paludicola genomic window, TGGCGCAGCTGCCCATCGAGATCACCCACTTGGGGTCGGGCATCTGGTCGTAGACCTTGCGCAGCGCCGGGGCCATCTTGTTGACCAGGGTGCCGGCCACGATCATCACGTCGGACTGGCGTGGCGACGGGCGGAACACCACGCCGTAGCGATCCAGATCGAGACGCGCCGCGCCGGCGTGCATCATTTCCACCGCACAGCAGGCCAGACCGAAGGTCATCGGCCACATCGAGCCGGTGCGCGCCCAGTTCCACAGCGCATCCAGGCTGGTGGTCACATAGCCATTCTGCAGCAGCGGGTTGTCGCCTTCCGGGCGCAGGATGTCGTCCAGCCGCCCTTCGGGCAGCGGGTTGCTGGCAGCTTCCAATACATTGCGGACGATGTTGCTCATTCCCACTCCAGCGCGCCGCGCTTCCACACGTACACGAAGCCGATCACCAACAGGGTCAGGAACACCCCCATTTCGATCAGGCCAAACACCCCGAGCTCGCGGAACACCACGGCCCACGGGAAGACGAAGGCGATTTCAAGGTCGAACACGATGAACAGGATCGCGACCAGGTAGTAGCGCACGTCGAACGGCAT contains:
- a CDS encoding NuoB/complex I 20 kDa subunit family protein, with the translated sequence MSNIVRNVLEAASNPLPEGRLDDILRPEGDNPLLQNGYVTTSLDALWNWARTGSMWPMTFGLACCAVEMMHAGAARLDLDRYGVVFRPSPRQSDVMIVAGTLVNKMAPALRKVYDQMPDPKWVISMGSCANGGGYYHYSYSVVRGCDRVVPVDVYVPGCPPTAEALVYGILQLQKKIRRMEQNPFSQTPKPEGARA
- a CDS encoding NADH-quinone oxidoreductase subunit A produces the protein MLAEYLPTLLFLIVATGIGIALIVIGNVLGPKRPSSEKLSPYECGFEAFENARMPFDVRYYLVAILFIVFDLEIAFVFPWAVVFRELGVFGLIEMGVFLTLLVIGFVYVWKRGALEWE